A window of Candidatus Nezhaarchaeota archaeon genomic DNA:
ACTGAGAGAGAAGTGCTCCCGGCGCAGACGTGGTCTATGTAGGCGCTTATCACCCCCCCGGCGGCCGTGGGGATCCTCAGGTACGCTCCGTGGGCTGAGGCCTGGACCCCCAGGGCCCTTAGGGCTAGGGCTGTTGCGCTAGCCGCGAGCTCAGACAGCGGCCTATCGGCGAACCTCCCTATTACGTCCGGCAGCACTACGCCAGCTAGGTAGGCGCTCGATACCGCCAGCGGAACTAGGCTCCCGAGCGCCGCGAAGACGCCCGAGATAAACATGGACGCCGGCGCCAGTGCGTAGAAGAAGTCCTGGGCCCTAAACGCCAGCTCGACCGCCAGCGAGGCAGCGCACAGCGTAAAGCCTAGCACTACTCGCCCAGGGCTAGCTAGTACCCCTACGCGGCCCGACAGGTCCCTAGCTATCGCCCTCCGCTTCAAGACAAGCCATAGTAAGCAGGCTGAGAGCGTAACCCAGCTGTACAGGAGCTCGTCCTGTAGGTGGGCTAGCCTAGGGGCAAGGCTGCTCGTA
This region includes:
- a CDS encoding exosortase/archaeosortase family protein; translation: TSSLAPRLAHLQDELLYSWVTLSACLLWLVLKRRAIARDLSGRVGVLASPGRVVLGFTLCAASLAVELAFRAQDFFYALAPASMFISGVFAALGSLVPLAVSSAYLAGVVLPDVIGRFADRPLSELAASATALALRALGVQASAHGAYLRIPTAAGGVISAYIDHVCAGSTSLSVFVCLFALITVDLQPRPSWKIAAFLAAGCLGVLAQATLRLILMGVVGASYGLAAFLTAHKYLGYALFLLYFTSFTYIYIRSARRATR